From one Streptomyces sp. NBC_01478 genomic stretch:
- a CDS encoding MarR family transcriptional regulator, which translates to MSGIRDSLGRAGHDLLARALAACGREEFTGGLRVSGSPGGTFHLRGGLVVAVESPGAPGPEALLLRSGRIGGEQWADLVRESGGSRWPLDGLIAHGYAGAAQLRIVCVLALHDAAFAVVAGDVDDCELAPDERPFAPVMLGEPSVRLFQDAVRKFAAITALPYPVRPDRERPRPPGYALDEAGLGLLQRELLAHADGRRTARDLAFRTGRAVYTVTAEVARMLAEGLLECADAPVPIPVRVPPGGLAVARREPAPVPAPAQFTAPTALPRRNPGASGITETLVPEKSGAGWKGFFRMRNGTSK; encoded by the coding sequence ATGTCGGGCATTCGGGATTCCCTCGGCCGGGCCGGTCACGACCTGCTCGCGCGCGCTCTCGCGGCCTGCGGGCGCGAGGAGTTCACCGGAGGACTGCGGGTGTCCGGCAGCCCCGGCGGCACCTTCCATCTGCGCGGCGGACTCGTCGTCGCCGTGGAGAGCCCCGGTGCTCCCGGACCGGAGGCGCTGCTGCTGCGCTCCGGCCGGATCGGCGGCGAGCAATGGGCCGATCTGGTACGGGAGTCGGGCGGCTCGCGCTGGCCGCTGGACGGGTTGATCGCCCACGGGTACGCGGGCGCCGCCCAGTTGCGGATCGTCTGTGTGCTGGCGCTGCACGACGCGGCCTTCGCGGTCGTCGCCGGAGACGTCGACGACTGCGAACTCGCCCCGGACGAGCGGCCGTTCGCCCCGGTCATGCTCGGCGAGCCCTCGGTGAGGCTGTTCCAGGACGCGGTCCGGAAGTTCGCCGCGATCACCGCGCTGCCGTACCCCGTACGCCCCGACCGGGAGCGCCCGCGGCCCCCGGGGTACGCCCTCGACGAGGCCGGACTCGGGCTGCTGCAGCGGGAGTTGCTCGCCCATGCGGACGGTCGGCGTACCGCCCGCGATCTCGCGTTCCGTACCGGGCGCGCGGTGTACACCGTCACCGCCGAGGTGGCGCGGATGCTCGCCGAGGGCCTGCTGGAGTGCGCGGACGCACCCGTGCCGATCCCGGTGCGGGTGCCGCCCGGCGGACTCGCCGTAGCCCGTCGTGAACCGGCTCCCGTGCCCGCGCCCGCGCAGTTCACCGCACCCACCGCCCTGCCCCGCCGGAATCCGGGCGCCAGCGGCATCACCGAGACTCTCGTCCCCGAAAAGAGCGGGGCGGGTTGGAAAGGGTTCTTCCGCATGCGGAACGGAACCTCGAAATGA
- a CDS encoding roadblock/LC7 domain-containing protein: MRELREKVTGVTDTALTAADGLLIAADTADTIDPEALAALAAAGLGLARRTAEATDRGTLRQTVTYGSHGCAATYAVGDTALMVVLGDEGMDVDRLHLAARPTLDRIESILTEKASEGV; encoded by the coding sequence ATGCGCGAACTGCGGGAAAAGGTGACCGGTGTCACCGACACCGCACTCACGGCGGCCGACGGACTGCTCATCGCGGCCGACACCGCCGACACGATCGACCCGGAAGCCCTCGCCGCGCTGGCCGCGGCCGGCCTGGGCCTGGCCCGGCGCACCGCCGAGGCCACCGATCGCGGCACGCTGCGCCAGACGGTGACGTACGGCAGTCACGGCTGCGCCGCGACCTACGCCGTGGGCGACACCGCGCTGATGGTGGTGCTCGGCGACGAGGGGATGGACGTGGACCGGCTGCATCTCGCGGCCCGGCCGACGCTCGACCGCATCGAGTCGATCCTCACTGAGAAGGCATCAGAAGGAGTGTGA
- a CDS encoding ABC transporter permease, translating into MNVRQWTADLAMGVRFAFGGGREGWVRAILTAVGVGLGVALLLLTTALPNALSERDARGNARMDFTYSGKRLPKADNTVVVADTSTEFRTKDVRGRLLEPEGAKAPLPPGIAKFPAVGDMVVSPALDKLLKSDSGKLLRERLPYRITGTIADKGLIGPAELAYYAGGKGLEGRQSGGTVERIDYYGPSPGSQPEELDPVLLLLILIVFVVLLLPVAVFIAAAVRFGGERRDRRLAALRLVGADGGMARRIAGGEALAGALLGLVFGTGFFLTGRQLASLLDVRDISLYPSDLNPSPALALLVAVAVPAAAVLVTLLALRGVVIEPLGVVRKAKPPRRRLWWRLLLPLAGLAMLYPMTGKGDSNGNFNQWLVIGGTVLLLVGVTALLPWVVEATVARLNSGSVSWQLAVRRLQLSSGTAARMVNGIAVAVAGAIALQMLFSGVQGDYTKATGNDLDRAQMEISVDGATSLAAADRLLARTKGVHRTSAISQTSIGERAKNPDDEREVAVGSCAELREVARLTACRNGDVFRITGGDAGEAEGTNRLARAGNTVYFNPSYDETSDTPVAWKVPAGVKTATHREDPTGYARDGLLITSGALPANAAKGLIQRVFVTLDPSVPDATDYVRNTVATMDPLADVFTLAANDVSPQFRSIRTGLFVGAACVLLLIGASLLVSQLEQLRERKQLLSALVAFGTRRRTLSLSVLWQTAIPIGLGLALATVVGMTLGAVLLKMTATSVRIDWPSVLAMSGIGAGVVLGVTLLSLPPLLRMMRPDGLRTE; encoded by the coding sequence ATGAACGTGCGTCAGTGGACGGCCGACTTGGCCATGGGGGTGCGGTTCGCCTTCGGCGGCGGGCGTGAGGGCTGGGTACGGGCCATCCTGACGGCCGTCGGCGTCGGGCTCGGGGTGGCGCTGCTGCTGCTCACCACGGCCCTGCCGAACGCGCTGTCCGAGCGGGACGCGCGCGGCAATGCGCGGATGGACTTCACGTACAGCGGGAAGCGGTTGCCGAAGGCGGACAACACGGTCGTCGTCGCCGACACGAGCACCGAGTTCCGCACCAAGGACGTCCGCGGCCGGCTGCTGGAGCCCGAGGGCGCCAAGGCGCCGCTGCCGCCGGGGATCGCGAAGTTCCCCGCGGTGGGCGACATGGTCGTCTCCCCCGCGCTGGACAAGCTCCTGAAGTCCGACTCCGGGAAGCTGCTGCGCGAGCGCCTGCCCTACCGGATCACCGGCACCATCGCGGACAAGGGGCTCATCGGGCCCGCCGAACTCGCCTACTACGCGGGCGGGAAGGGACTGGAAGGACGTCAGTCCGGCGGCACCGTCGAGCGCATCGACTACTACGGGCCCTCCCCGGGCAGCCAGCCGGAGGAGCTGGACCCGGTGCTGCTCCTGCTGATCCTGATCGTGTTCGTCGTGCTGCTGCTGCCGGTCGCCGTCTTCATCGCGGCCGCCGTGCGCTTCGGCGGCGAGCGCCGGGACCGGCGGCTCGCGGCCCTGCGCCTGGTCGGCGCGGACGGCGGGATGGCACGTCGGATCGCGGGCGGCGAGGCGCTCGCGGGGGCGCTCCTCGGGCTCGTCTTCGGCACCGGATTCTTCCTGACCGGGCGGCAGTTGGCGTCCCTGCTGGACGTGCGGGACATCAGCCTGTACCCCAGCGACCTCAACCCGTCGCCCGCGCTGGCCCTGCTGGTCGCCGTCGCCGTACCGGCCGCGGCCGTCCTGGTGACGCTGCTCGCGCTGCGCGGGGTCGTCATCGAACCGCTCGGCGTGGTCCGCAAGGCGAAGCCGCCGCGGCGCCGGCTGTGGTGGCGGCTGCTGCTGCCGCTGGCCGGCCTCGCGATGCTCTACCCGATGACCGGCAAGGGCGACAGCAACGGCAACTTCAACCAGTGGCTGGTGATCGGCGGCACGGTCCTGCTGCTCGTCGGTGTCACCGCGCTGCTGCCCTGGGTCGTCGAGGCCACCGTGGCCCGGCTGAACTCCGGCTCGGTGTCCTGGCAACTCGCCGTCCGCAGGCTCCAGTTGAGCAGTGGTACGGCCGCCCGGATGGTCAACGGCATCGCGGTCGCGGTGGCCGGGGCGATCGCCCTGCAGATGCTGTTCTCCGGGGTCCAGGGCGACTACACCAAGGCGACCGGCAACGACCTGGACCGGGCCCAGATGGAGATCTCCGTCGACGGCGCCACCTCGCTGGCCGCGGCCGACCGGCTGCTCGCGCGGACCAAGGGCGTGCACCGTACGTCGGCCATCTCGCAGACCTCGATCGGCGAGCGGGCGAAGAACCCGGACGACGAGCGGGAAGTGGCCGTCGGCAGTTGCGCCGAACTGCGTGAGGTGGCCCGTCTGACGGCCTGCCGCAACGGTGACGTCTTCCGGATCACCGGCGGCGACGCCGGCGAGGCCGAAGGGACGAATCGGCTGGCCAGGGCCGGCAACACGGTGTACTTCAACCCGTCGTACGACGAGACGTCGGACACCCCGGTCGCCTGGAAGGTGCCGGCCGGAGTGAAGACGGCGACCCATCGCGAGGACCCGACCGGGTATGCGCGGGACGGGCTGCTGATCACCTCGGGCGCGCTGCCCGCGAACGCGGCGAAGGGCCTGATCCAGCGGGTGTTCGTCACGCTCGACCCGTCCGTGCCGGACGCGACCGACTACGTACGGAACACCGTCGCGACGATGGACCCGCTGGCGGACGTGTTCACCCTGGCGGCCAACGACGTGTCGCCGCAGTTCCGTTCGATCCGCACCGGGCTGTTCGTCGGTGCCGCGTGTGTGCTGCTGCTCATCGGGGCGAGTCTGCTGGTGTCGCAACTGGAGCAGTTGCGCGAGCGCAAGCAACTGCTGTCGGCGCTGGTCGCCTTCGGCACCCGGCGGCGCACCCTGAGCCTGTCGGTGCTGTGGCAGACGGCGATCCCGATCGGCCTCGGCCTGGCCCTGGCCACGGTGGTGGGGATGACGCTGGGCGCGGTCCTGCTGAAGATGACCGCCACCTCGGTGCGCATCGACTGGCCGAGCGTGCTGGCCATGTCCGGCATCGGCGCGGGGGTCGTGCTGGGGGTGACCCTGCTGAGCCTGCCGCCCCTGCTGCGGATGATGCGGCCGGACGGGCTGCGCACGGAGTAG
- a CDS encoding ABC transporter ATP-binding protein, producing the protein MTTHPAGSLLAAHELRKAYGPTTALDGAEFSIHPGEVVAVMGPSGSGKSTLLHCLAGIVPPDSGSITYNGQEMATMSDAQRSALRRSEFGFVFQFGQLVPELTCVENVALPLRLNGTSRKEAERASLLWMERLEVDDLAKKRPGEVSGGQGQRVAVARSLVTNPRVLFADEPTGALDSLNGERVMELLTEAARSTNAAVVLVTHEARVAAYSDREIVVRDGKSRDMERIV; encoded by the coding sequence GTGACGACACATCCCGCCGGTTCCCTGCTCGCGGCCCACGAGCTGCGCAAGGCCTACGGGCCGACGACCGCGCTCGACGGCGCGGAGTTCTCCATCCATCCCGGTGAGGTCGTCGCCGTGATGGGGCCCTCCGGGTCGGGGAAGTCGACGCTGCTGCACTGTCTCGCCGGGATCGTGCCGCCCGACTCGGGCTCGATCACGTACAACGGGCAGGAGATGGCGACCATGAGCGACGCCCAGCGCAGTGCGCTGCGCCGCTCGGAGTTCGGGTTCGTGTTCCAGTTCGGCCAGTTGGTGCCGGAGCTGACCTGCGTCGAGAACGTCGCGCTGCCGCTGCGGCTGAACGGCACCTCGCGCAAGGAGGCCGAGCGGGCCTCGCTGCTGTGGATGGAGCGGCTGGAGGTCGACGACCTCGCGAAGAAGCGGCCCGGCGAGGTCTCCGGCGGACAGGGGCAGCGCGTCGCCGTCGCCCGTTCGCTGGTCACCAACCCGCGGGTGCTGTTCGCCGACGAGCCGACCGGCGCGCTCGACTCGCTCAACGGCGAGCGCGTGATGGAGCTGCTGACCGAGGCGGCCCGGTCCACGAACGCGGCCGTCGTGCTGGTCACGCACGAGGCGCGGGTGGCCGCCTACTCGGACCGCGAGATCGTCGTACGGGACGGCAAGTCCCGGGACATGGAGCGCATCGTATGA
- a CDS encoding PadR family transcriptional regulator, with translation MSIGHTLLGLLESGPRHGYDLKRAFDEKFGHDRPLHYGQVYSTMSRLLKNGLVEVDGIEAGGGPERKRYAITDAGITDVQQWLATPEKPEPYLQSALYTKVVLALLTHRDAAEILDVQRSEHLRSMRILTDRKRKGDLADQLICDHALFHLEADLRWLELTAARLDKLAEVVAK, from the coding sequence ATGTCCATCGGTCACACCCTCCTGGGGCTCCTGGAGTCCGGCCCGCGTCACGGTTACGACCTGAAGCGGGCGTTCGACGAGAAGTTCGGTCACGACCGGCCGCTGCACTACGGCCAGGTCTACTCGACGATGTCCCGACTGCTGAAGAACGGCCTCGTCGAGGTCGACGGCATCGAGGCCGGCGGCGGTCCCGAGCGCAAGCGGTACGCGATCACCGACGCCGGGATCACCGACGTACAGCAGTGGCTCGCGACGCCGGAGAAGCCCGAGCCGTATCTGCAGTCGGCCCTCTACACCAAGGTCGTCCTCGCGCTGCTGACCCATCGCGACGCGGCCGAGATCCTCGATGTGCAGCGCTCCGAGCATCTGCGCAGCATGCGCATCCTGACCGACCGCAAGCGCAAGGGCGATCTCGCGGACCAACTGATCTGCGACCACGCCCTCTTCCATCTGGAGGCCGACCTGCGGTGGCTGGAGCTCACCGCCGCGCGCCTCGACAAACTCGCCGAGGTGGTGGCCAAGTGA
- a CDS encoding SPFH domain-containing protein: MTTEVPADVPDMPAPHVREFTAHSIGGGLALVLGLLGLFGSAGLLAAATAVDAPGGKASLIVGGILVFLCAIIAMRGLNTVAPGEARVVQLFGRYRGTIRQDGLRWVNPFTSRTKISTRVRNHETPALKVNDAYGNPIELAAVVVWKVRDTAQATFEVDDYTEFVATQTETAVRHIAIEYPYDAHDEGGLSLRGNAEEITEKLAVELSARVEAAGVQIIESRFTHLAYAPEIASAMLQRQQAGAVVAARRQIVDGAVGMVEAALARITEQDIVELDNERKAAMVSNLLVVLCGDRAPQPVLNTGTLYQ, translated from the coding sequence ATGACCACCGAAGTACCCGCAGACGTACCGGACATGCCCGCCCCGCACGTGCGCGAGTTCACCGCGCACAGCATCGGCGGCGGACTCGCGCTCGTCCTCGGCCTGCTGGGGCTGTTCGGCTCGGCCGGACTGCTCGCCGCCGCCACCGCGGTCGACGCGCCCGGCGGCAAGGCCTCGCTGATCGTCGGCGGCATCCTCGTCTTCCTCTGCGCGATCATCGCGATGCGCGGGCTGAACACCGTGGCACCGGGCGAGGCACGGGTCGTGCAGCTCTTCGGGCGGTACCGGGGGACGATCCGGCAGGACGGGCTGCGCTGGGTGAACCCCTTCACCTCGCGTACGAAGATCTCGACCCGCGTCCGCAACCACGAGACCCCGGCCCTCAAGGTCAACGACGCCTACGGCAACCCGATCGAGCTCGCCGCGGTCGTCGTCTGGAAGGTCCGCGACACCGCGCAGGCCACCTTCGAGGTCGACGACTACACCGAGTTCGTCGCCACCCAGACCGAGACGGCCGTACGGCACATCGCCATCGAGTACCCCTACGACGCCCACGACGAGGGCGGGCTCTCGCTGCGCGGGAACGCCGAGGAGATCACCGAGAAGCTCGCCGTCGAACTGAGCGCCCGGGTCGAGGCGGCCGGCGTGCAGATCATCGAGTCCCGCTTCACACACCTCGCGTACGCGCCCGAGATCGCCTCGGCGATGCTCCAGCGGCAGCAGGCCGGTGCGGTCGTCGCGGCCCGGCGGCAGATCGTCGACGGGGCGGTCGGGATGGTCGAGGCCGCGCTGGCCCGGATCACCGAGCAGGACATCGTGGAGCTGGACAACGAACGGAAGGCGGCGATGGTGTCCAACCTGCTGGTCGTGCTCTGCGGGGACCGGGCGCCGCAGCCCGTGCTGAACACGGGGACCCTGTACCAATGA